One genomic window of Sporosarcina ureae includes the following:
- the ccsB gene encoding c-type cytochrome biogenesis protein CcsB, with the protein MDLITISSNLLLVSFVAYLVATLFFGGAIKKSKSEKAYHNSKWGTIGLVITIIGFLTHLGYFFTRWGASGHAPLSNMFEFTTAFGMMLVGAFIMLYIIYRTPSLGLFALPIAIIIISYATMFPTDVTPLIPALQSKWLFIHVITTVIGESILAISAIAGLVFLVKNIDMTKKSKSRFWIETVMYTLVLVLGFVVSSTTFKVMDYEAEFTYINKDEVPAEITYHVPPLFGMNEYEAMTPDKMTPWVELPPIINAQKMSSLVWSIAVGSVLYLLLRLIARKPLAAVFQPLAKKANSQLMDEIGYRAVLIGFPVFTLGALIFAMIWAHEAWSRFWGWDPKEVWALITWLFYAAFLHLRLSRGWEGKKSAWLAVIGFVIIMFNLIAVNLIIAGLHSYA; encoded by the coding sequence ATGGACTTAATTACCATTAGTAGTAACTTATTGTTAGTTTCATTTGTTGCTTATTTAGTAGCGACACTCTTTTTTGGAGGCGCTATAAAAAAGTCGAAATCAGAAAAAGCGTATCATAATAGTAAGTGGGGAACAATTGGTCTAGTTATTACGATCATCGGTTTCCTTACTCACCTAGGCTATTTCTTTACAAGATGGGGTGCATCAGGTCACGCACCCCTTAGTAATATGTTCGAGTTTACAACTGCTTTCGGCATGATGCTCGTAGGGGCATTCATCATGTTGTATATTATTTACCGAACACCATCACTGGGATTATTCGCGTTGCCCATTGCGATTATTATTATTTCATACGCAACGATGTTTCCAACGGACGTTACTCCACTAATTCCTGCACTTCAAAGTAAATGGTTATTCATTCACGTAATCACGACGGTTATTGGTGAATCCATACTTGCGATCAGTGCGATAGCGGGGCTTGTATTCTTAGTAAAGAATATTGATATGACGAAAAAATCGAAATCACGCTTTTGGATAGAAACAGTTATGTATACGCTAGTTCTAGTTCTTGGTTTTGTCGTATCTTCTACGACATTTAAAGTAATGGACTATGAAGCAGAATTCACATATATAAATAAAGATGAAGTACCTGCTGAAATTACGTATCACGTTCCTCCGTTATTCGGAATGAATGAGTATGAAGCGATGACACCAGATAAAATGACACCTTGGGTTGAATTGCCACCGATTATCAATGCCCAAAAAATGTCTTCTCTTGTTTGGTCTATAGCTGTAGGTTCAGTGCTTTATCTACTTTTACGCTTGATCGCACGCAAACCTCTTGCCGCAGTATTCCAACCGTTGGCGAAGAAGGCGAATTCTCAACTGATGGATGAAATCGGCTATCGTGCTGTATTGATTGGTTTCCCGGTCTTTACGCTCGGCGCGTTGATTTTCGCCATGATTTGGGCACATGAAGCCTGGTCGCGATTCTGGGGTTGGGATCCGAAAGAAGTGTGGGCACTCATTACATGGTTGTTCTATGCTGCATTCCTTCACTTGCGTCTATCAAGAGGTTGGGAAGGTAAAAAGTCTGCATGGCTTGCTGTCATCGGATTTGTTATCATCATGTTCAACTTAATTGCCGTAAATTTAATTATTGCAGGTTTACACTCATACGCATAA